The following are encoded together in the Planctobacterium marinum genome:
- the pyrD gene encoding quinone-dependent dihydroorotate dehydrogenase: protein MYWLAQKLLFNLDAEVSHDLTINFLKRSQNTPLQGLYQQSVANKPCQFVGLDLPNPLGLAAGLDKNGECIDAFAAMGFGFIEVGTVTPKPQAGNDKPRLFRLKDAQAIINRMGFNNKGVDYLVEQVKQAQYKGVLGINIGKNKVTPEEQALDDYLICMRKVYEHASYITINISSPNTPGLRNLQYGEALEALLAGIKTEQQVLRDKHGKQVPVLVKIAPDLTNEEILGIADSLKKSQVEGVIATNTTITREGVEGLRWAKEAGGLSGSPLTQKSQSVTEQLAEALAGEIPIMGVGGIDSADAAKNRLAAGAQVLQVYSSFIYQGPQLIKDIVEGI from the coding sequence ATGTATTGGTTAGCACAGAAGTTGCTGTTTAATCTAGACGCTGAAGTTAGTCACGATCTCACTATTAATTTTCTCAAGCGCTCGCAAAATACTCCATTGCAAGGTTTGTATCAGCAATCCGTTGCCAACAAACCCTGCCAGTTTGTCGGTCTGGACTTGCCCAACCCTTTGGGCTTAGCTGCTGGGCTGGATAAAAATGGCGAATGTATTGATGCCTTTGCCGCCATGGGATTTGGTTTTATTGAAGTGGGGACGGTCACGCCTAAACCACAGGCTGGTAACGACAAACCCCGCTTATTTCGACTTAAAGATGCACAGGCCATCATTAATCGCATGGGCTTCAATAATAAAGGTGTGGATTACCTTGTGGAGCAAGTTAAGCAAGCACAATACAAGGGCGTTTTGGGCATCAATATTGGTAAAAACAAAGTTACGCCAGAAGAGCAAGCTCTGGATGATTACTTGATATGTATGCGCAAAGTGTATGAGCATGCCAGCTACATTACGATTAATATTTCGTCTCCTAACACCCCCGGATTGCGCAACTTGCAATATGGTGAAGCGCTGGAAGCTTTGTTGGCAGGCATTAAGACAGAGCAACAAGTACTACGGGATAAGCACGGTAAACAGGTTCCTGTTTTAGTAAAAATAGCGCCTGATCTGACTAACGAAGAGATTCTTGGCATTGCCGACTCACTGAAAAAATCCCAGGTAGAAGGGGTGATTGCAACCAATACCACCATCACTCGAGAAGGCGTCGAGGGATTGCGCTGGGCTAAAGAAGCTGGAGGTTTGAGCGGCAGCCCGTTAACTCAAAAAAGTCAGAGTGTGACAGAACAGTTGGCAGAAGCGTTGGCAGGTGAAATACCCATAATGGGCGTCGGAGGAATCGACTCTGCTGATGCCGCAAAAAATCGTCTGGCGGCTGGTGCACAGGTTCTACAAGTGTATTCCTCATTTATTTATCAAGGTCCACAGCTGATTAAAGACATTGTTGAAGGTATTTAA
- the uup gene encoding ATP-binding cassette ATPase Uup yields the protein MLLQLKDACIAFGHKPLVEKGNLTLNPGERMCLVGRNGTGKSTLLKLIAGQQPLDDGQRIVNAETVIAVLPQDPPALANISVFDYIAEGLQEIGELIKQYHEVVNVVAEDPSEQNLATLDGLQKQLDAKQGWQLEQRIEQVISLLQLDADATLESLSGGWRRKAALAKALVRKPDILLLDEPTNHLDIEMINWLENQLMDYQGAMVFVSHDRAFIRRVANKIVDLDRGVLTEYPGDYAKYLVKKAEDLEVQATQDALFDKRLSQEETWIRQGIKARRTRNEGRVRALKAMRDEYAQRRKVQGNASIQLSDGQKSGKRVFEAKGLSYSIDGTPLVNNLDLQVMRGDKLALVGPNGCGKSTLIKLLLGQLTPDKGSVRQGTNLEIAYFDQHREQLDPDKAVIDVVADGKREIDLNGRSRHVISYLQDFLFSPERVQSPVSSLSGGEKNRLLLAKILSKPGNLLILDEPTNDLDVETLELLEETLSNYQGTLILVSHDREFVDNVVTSSCFFEGQGQIQQFVGGYEEIKRWYGEQEKNRKSAVKVETSASSESRKTVSSGTKNKKLSYKLQLELDELPEKLESLENKVQEYQELISEPAFYNREAKEVSDTLSLLAETEQQLEQAYARWDELESMKQEATN from the coding sequence ATGTTACTGCAGTTAAAAGATGCCTGTATAGCATTTGGCCATAAACCCCTGGTGGAGAAAGGCAACCTTACCTTAAATCCTGGTGAACGCATGTGTTTGGTGGGGAGAAATGGTACCGGAAAGTCCACATTACTTAAGTTAATCGCTGGACAACAGCCATTAGATGATGGCCAGCGAATCGTTAATGCGGAAACGGTCATTGCCGTGCTACCTCAAGATCCGCCTGCACTGGCAAATATTTCGGTGTTTGACTATATTGCCGAAGGTTTGCAAGAGATTGGTGAGTTGATTAAGCAATACCATGAAGTTGTTAATGTAGTGGCAGAGGATCCGTCAGAGCAAAATCTGGCGACGCTTGACGGCTTGCAAAAACAGCTGGACGCGAAACAAGGTTGGCAATTGGAACAGCGCATTGAGCAAGTTATTTCCCTATTGCAGTTGGATGCGGATGCCACGCTAGAATCACTTTCAGGTGGTTGGCGACGCAAAGCGGCTCTGGCGAAAGCCCTGGTACGCAAACCCGATATTTTGTTATTAGATGAGCCGACTAACCATTTGGATATTGAGATGATCAATTGGCTCGAAAACCAGTTAATGGATTACCAAGGGGCGATGGTATTTGTTAGTCACGATAGGGCCTTTATTCGCAGAGTGGCCAACAAAATTGTTGATCTCGACAGAGGTGTGTTAACCGAATATCCCGGTGATTATGCAAAATACCTTGTAAAAAAAGCGGAAGACCTTGAAGTACAGGCCACACAAGATGCTCTTTTTGATAAGAGACTTAGCCAGGAAGAAACCTGGATTCGACAAGGGATAAAAGCGCGACGCACTCGCAATGAAGGACGGGTTAGAGCGCTGAAAGCGATGCGTGACGAATATGCGCAGCGTCGCAAGGTGCAAGGCAATGCTAGCATTCAATTAAGTGACGGCCAAAAATCCGGTAAGCGCGTGTTCGAAGCAAAGGGCTTGAGTTACAGTATTGATGGCACACCTTTGGTGAATAACCTGGATTTACAGGTGATGCGCGGAGATAAACTCGCATTGGTAGGGCCAAATGGCTGCGGCAAGAGTACTCTCATCAAACTCCTTTTAGGACAACTCACGCCGGACAAAGGTAGTGTTCGCCAGGGCACTAATCTGGAAATTGCTTATTTTGATCAACATCGAGAACAGCTTGATCCTGATAAAGCGGTTATTGATGTTGTGGCAGATGGCAAACGAGAGATTGATCTTAATGGTCGCAGTCGCCACGTTATCAGCTATTTGCAAGATTTTTTGTTTTCACCTGAACGAGTGCAATCGCCAGTATCTTCATTATCTGGTGGAGAAAAAAATCGATTGTTGTTAGCCAAGATCCTGTCCAAACCCGGCAATTTATTGATTTTGGATGAACCCACCAACGATCTGGATGTAGAAACGCTGGAACTGCTGGAAGAGACGCTTAGCAATTATCAAGGAACATTGATCCTGGTTAGCCATGATCGTGAATTTGTGGATAATGTGGTAACGTCTAGCTGCTTTTTTGAGGGGCAGGGACAGATTCAGCAATTTGTCGGCGGTTATGAAGAGATTAAGCGCTGGTATGGCGAACAGGAAAAAAATCGAAAATCTGCTGTAAAGGTTGAAACTTCTGCCAGTTCCGAGAGTCGAAAAACCGTTTCGAGCGGCACGAAAAACAAAAAGCTCAGTTACAAATTGCAATTGGAATTAGATGAGTTACCTGAAAAACTGGAGTCATTGGAAAATAAAGTCCAGGAATATCAGGAACTCATTAGTGAGCCAGCCTTTTACAATCGTGAGGCGAAAGAGGTGTCCGATACCTTGAGTTTGTTAGCCGAGACAGAACAACAATTGGAACAAGCCTATGCCAGATGGGATGAGCTTGAGAGTATGAAACAGGAAGCAACGAATTAA
- a CDS encoding cell division protein ZapC domain-containing protein: MTFPIPDSRWHWLVQDATSELVLDVGDGQPIATAISCRHLRDKGLQTASFSVAQTQLYMELLENPALTPLQENDGFAFLILINAIAAAFFHKEVAAKNWHYQVNALSKQTFAAHELAAVESKYAQCDVLLLSQHGAFFNCLLLQALQLDEQKHLPMFTLIKVSDDRLFDFSGQCLTQFG; encoded by the coding sequence GTGACATTTCCCATCCCGGACTCCAGGTGGCATTGGTTGGTGCAGGATGCGACGTCTGAGCTTGTCTTGGATGTTGGTGATGGCCAGCCCATTGCTACTGCAATTAGTTGTCGCCATTTAAGGGATAAGGGGTTACAGACAGCTTCTTTTTCTGTGGCTCAAACTCAGCTTTATATGGAGCTACTGGAAAATCCTGCGTTAACACCTCTACAAGAAAATGATGGCTTTGCATTTTTGATCCTTATTAATGCCATCGCTGCAGCTTTTTTCCATAAAGAAGTCGCCGCCAAAAATTGGCATTATCAAGTGAATGCGTTGTCGAAGCAGACTTTTGCTGCCCATGAATTAGCGGCGGTGGAGAGTAAATATGCTCAATGTGATGTACTATTACTGTCACAACACGGCGCTTTTTTTAATTGTTTGTTGTTACAAGCTTTGCAATTAGACGAGCAAAAACACTTGCCTATGTTTACATTGATAAAAGTGAGTGATGACAGATTATTTGATTTCTCAGGCCAATGCCTGACACAGTTTGGATAA
- a CDS encoding glutaredoxin family protein, with translation MNDLILYSGTDCHLCDLAKEMLDQQGVNSQQLTQINVKEQREYYHQYGARIPVLKKVSTGEELGWPFEPEQLQEFIG, from the coding sequence ATGAACGACCTAATTCTATATTCAGGCACAGATTGTCATTTGTGTGATCTGGCCAAAGAAATGCTGGACCAACAAGGTGTAAACAGCCAGCAGCTGACCCAAATTAATGTCAAAGAACAACGAGAGTATTACCACCAATACGGTGCCAGGATCCCGGTACTCAAAAAGGTCTCCACCGGGGAAGAGCTGGGCTGGCCATTTGAACCAGAGCAATTACAGGAGTTTATAGGCTAA
- the rlmKL gene encoding bifunctional 23S rRNA (guanine(2069)-N(7))-methyltransferase RlmK/23S rRNA (guanine(2445)-N(2))-methyltransferase RlmL yields MHKILITSALGLEDLLVTEIQGLLPHLECQKKPGQVLTAAELQDIYTLCLWSRLANRVLLQLTYGKIETGDDLYRLASEVDWSKHFGLRDTFAVDFYGSNKEIRNTQFGALKIKDAIVDKFLETQSVRPNVDKNNPDIRIQGRIHRDNAAIYLDMSGGSLHLRHYRQETGPAPIRENLAFAMLMRSGWTQNTEQPLCDPMCGSGTIAIEAALYKANIAPGLQRKRWGFSHWLKHNDAQWKVIQSTALKRQKSPSIGIYAGEISHKLISIAKQNAKAAGVDEFIQFTHKDATEYVPACDKPGYLVSNPPYGERLSDFNRLLPIFQQWGTWLKQHYANWHLALLTSNRELLKQMKLASSRSYKLKNANLDCELVLFHMVDRNLAELQHEAKLDGDFANRLKKNWDKTKRWLKKQNTECYRIYDADLPEYNVAIDRYGDGLVIQEYAAPKNIPEQKTKARLQEILLVAPQVLGIAPENVALKVREVKKGKNQYEKVSRQNKMLEVQENGAKFLVNLFDYLDTGLFLDHRDTRCIVRDMSKGKRVLNLFSYTGSVSVYAALGGAQSVTTVDMSNTYLDWAKQNFELNKLRGKYQFIKADVTTWLEQNREKYDLIFIDPPSFSNSKSMDNTWDVQRDHVTLLADAKNSLAENGVIVFSNNLRNFKMSSEVQDKLGLSVTNITAETIPEDFKRNSKIHHCFLLQVQ; encoded by the coding sequence ATGCACAAAATATTAATTACCTCCGCACTGGGCCTTGAAGACTTATTGGTGACAGAAATACAAGGTTTGTTACCCCACCTCGAATGCCAGAAAAAGCCGGGTCAGGTATTAACCGCAGCCGAATTGCAAGATATCTATACTTTGTGTTTATGGTCGCGATTGGCTAACCGGGTTCTATTGCAGCTTACCTATGGCAAAATTGAAACTGGGGACGACCTGTATCGGCTGGCCAGTGAAGTTGACTGGAGCAAGCATTTCGGCTTGCGCGACACCTTTGCCGTGGATTTTTATGGCAGTAATAAAGAGATTAGAAATACCCAATTTGGCGCCTTAAAAATTAAGGATGCCATCGTGGATAAATTTCTGGAAACCCAGTCGGTCCGTCCAAATGTCGATAAAAACAACCCCGACATTCGCATTCAAGGTCGTATTCATCGAGACAATGCCGCTATCTACCTGGATATGTCTGGCGGTAGTTTGCATCTGCGCCACTACCGGCAAGAAACCGGCCCAGCACCTATCAGAGAAAACCTGGCGTTTGCTATGTTAATGCGCAGCGGCTGGACCCAAAACACAGAACAACCTTTGTGCGATCCTATGTGCGGCTCTGGTACGATTGCTATTGAAGCCGCTTTGTACAAGGCAAATATTGCGCCCGGACTACAACGCAAACGCTGGGGCTTTAGCCATTGGCTTAAGCACAATGACGCACAATGGAAAGTTATCCAGAGTACCGCTCTAAAGCGCCAAAAATCTCCTTCAATTGGGATCTACGCCGGAGAGATTAGCCATAAACTCATCAGTATTGCGAAACAAAACGCAAAGGCTGCTGGGGTGGATGAGTTTATTCAGTTTACCCATAAAGACGCTACTGAATATGTGCCTGCTTGCGACAAACCGGGCTACTTAGTGAGTAACCCTCCTTATGGCGAACGCTTGAGTGATTTCAACCGTTTACTACCTATCTTTCAGCAGTGGGGCACTTGGTTAAAACAGCACTATGCGAATTGGCATCTGGCATTGTTAACTTCCAACCGCGAATTGTTAAAACAAATGAAACTCGCGTCATCCCGCAGCTATAAGCTGAAAAACGCCAACCTGGATTGTGAGCTAGTGCTGTTCCATATGGTGGACAGGAATCTGGCTGAGTTGCAACACGAGGCGAAACTGGATGGTGATTTTGCCAATCGCTTAAAGAAAAATTGGGACAAAACCAAGCGTTGGCTGAAAAAGCAAAATACTGAATGCTACCGTATATATGACGCTGATCTACCCGAATACAATGTCGCGATAGACAGGTATGGTGACGGCCTGGTTATTCAGGAGTACGCTGCGCCTAAAAATATCCCTGAGCAAAAAACCAAAGCGCGTTTGCAGGAGATTTTGCTGGTCGCGCCGCAGGTTCTGGGTATTGCGCCTGAAAATGTCGCCCTCAAAGTTCGTGAAGTTAAAAAGGGAAAGAACCAGTACGAAAAGGTATCCAGGCAAAACAAAATGCTGGAAGTGCAAGAGAATGGCGCGAAGTTTCTGGTAAACCTGTTTGACTATCTCGATACAGGTTTGTTTCTCGACCATCGCGATACCCGCTGTATAGTTCGCGACATGAGTAAAGGCAAGCGAGTTCTCAATCTGTTTTCTTACACCGGCTCAGTTTCTGTTTACGCCGCACTGGGCGGAGCACAATCCGTTACCACTGTGGACATGTCGAATACTTATCTGGATTGGGCAAAGCAAAACTTTGAGTTAAACAAGTTGCGTGGCAAATATCAGTTTATCAAAGCGGATGTGACAACCTGGCTGGAACAAAACCGGGAAAAATACGATTTGATTTTTATTGATCCGCCGTCATTTTCCAACTCCAAAAGTATGGACAACACCTGGGATGTGCAGCGAGATCATGTGACGCTATTAGCGGATGCAAAAAACAGCCTTGCTGAAAATGGAGTGATTGTATTTTCGAATAATCTGCGCAATTTTAAAATGTCTTCAGAGGTTCAGGATAAATTGGGGTTGTCAGTGACTAATATCACCGCTGAAACAATCCCTGAAGACTTCAAGCGCAATAGTAAAATTCATCATTGTTTTTTGCTGCAAGTACAATAA